The following proteins are co-located in the Hevea brasiliensis isolate MT/VB/25A 57/8 chromosome 11, ASM3005281v1, whole genome shotgun sequence genome:
- the LOC131170299 gene encoding protein DOG1-like 4, giving the protein MFKLGNSIRTNGVPSLSLVEFTQEHMRKIETLRVKIRLEEEKVEREMERQQVVVVDRKMAELVRLVVRVKNGEEVRQVKRLVQVALKGVMAVLEKVMKAVDCVRLRTLKGVLNVLSPLQYVEFLAGIGILQILLRQWGKKKVCTIN; this is encoded by the coding sequence ATGTTTAAACTGGGTAACTCAATAAGGACAAATGGTGTTCCCAGTTTGAGTCTGGTTGAATTCACACAAGAACATATGAGAAAGATTGAGACTTTGAGGGTGAAAATAAGGTTAGAAGAGGAGAAGGTGGAGAGGGAAATGGAGAGGCAACAAGTGGTTGTAGTAGATAGGAAGATGGCGGAGTTGGTAAGGTTGGTGGTTAGAGTGAAGAATGGGGAGGAAGTGAGGCAGGTGAAGAGACTGGTGCAGGTGGCACTGAAAGGAGTAATGGCAGTACTAGAGAAGGTGATGAAAGCGGTAGACTGTGTAAGGCTTAGGACTTTGAAGGGAGTTTTGAATGTTTTGAGCCCACTACAATACGTGGAGTTCTTGGCTGGGATTGGCATACTTCAAATTCTGTTAAGACAATGGGGAAAGAaaaaggtttgcaccattaattaG